Genomic segment of Fischerella sp. PCC 9605:
GTGCCTGATTACGCTCGTAGGTTTGCCAACTGATGTAAGCTGGATATACGTCATTGACTCGGATTTTCCATTCGGCCATTGGCAATTGCTTTTGTTGTGGCTGATTTGAAACCAAACCACGTTTGAGAGTACGTGTACGTCCATATACAAATGCACCAGCGTAGGCAGGATTTTTCAGAATTGAGATGATACTTGCCACGCTAGGCTTGCGCCAGAAAATATCACCAAAGCGATTTCTCCGTGGAAGCAACAGCCCTTCACTGTTGAACGTCTGCAACACTTTGGAAGCTGACTTACGTTGCCCAAAAATCTCAAACACTAAGTTAATTCGGTTAATCACCTCACGATTTGGGTCTTTCTGCACCACTCCCAGTTCATCACGAACCAAAACCCACAGGTAAGGTGAGTGCCAGTTCACCACGCCTGGCTTTGCTAAGAATCCCAGCACTTAAGCGGGAACGCAAATCGTATGCAACTCTACTTCGGAAATTTGTCCTTTGAGTCCCAACAATAATCGACCATTGGCACTACTTGGATCATAAACCCCATCTCTTGTCAGCAATCAAACAACCCCTGTAACCCACACAAGTCCAGCAAGGGATACCAATCTGAGCAATTACGTGACAGGCGAGTAACATCATAAGAGAGGATAATCCCTACTAATCCTAAAAGTTACTGGGCGCTAACAGTTCTTTAAAGCCTGGTCGCTGTTCTGCGCTGGCGGCGGTAATACCTAGATCAGTGTCAATTACCTCAATGTTATTATCCGACCAGCCCAGTTCTATAGCTCGCTGACGCAGAGCGTATTGCAGACGCAAACTCTCCTGATTGCTGATTAATTGATGTGGGGTAGACTGACGAATGTAGATTATCGCTTTGCGGTTCAGGTGTTGGAGTGTTACTAGCTCTGAGGTACTCATAAATTACCTCCTGGAAGACGGTTTGTAGTTCGTCTGTGATTACTTCTTGGAGTGCTGGGGTGAGGCGTTCCCAGATCTCACGGGGTGGGATTGACATAAAACCTCACATTGTTTGGCTAACGTGACTAACTCAGTCACACTCTCTAATGTGAGCTTAGTACGTAAATACTGTTTTGGGAGAGCTAATTGGGTTGCTGATAAAGGAATGCGTAAGCGCATATGACCTCGATAGGCTACTACCGCATGACCCTCACCACTTGGCGGGGTTGATATGGATATCACTGCAAACCTTCGCCCAAATAGTGGGTGCATCACATCAGTTACTTCTATGTCAGTTAAGTTTGCTGATGGGTTCTTGAGATGGGCATTAAGTAATGGTTTCGTTTGACTCACTTGACCACTCAATTCTCCTCGATACTCTCAAAGAGAAAATCAAGGATAACCGTTTTTTGAGGTTAATCGAAAACTTGCTCAAAACTGGATATTTGGAGGAATGGCGGTATAATATCACCTTAAGTGGAAGTCCACAGGGAGCAATATTAAGCCCAATTCTTGCGAATATTTACTTAGACAAGTTTGATAAATTTGTTGAAAATGAATTAATTCCAAAATATAACCGTGGCAAAGGTCGCCGACCTAATCCAGAATGGCAACGATTACAAGGTCAGGTTCAACGTTTGAAAAAGAAGGGTCTATTAATTGAGGCTCATACTGCTCGCAGACTAATGCAGCAGGTTCCCTCCTTAGACCCATTCGACCCAAACTATCGCCACCTACGTTATATTCGCTACGCTGATGATTGGCTGATTGGCTTCAGTGGTCCACACGAGGAAGCAGAAGAGATTAAGCGCGAAATCGGCACATTTCTCCGAGAAAATCTCAAACTTGAATTGTCCGAAACCAAAACGCTAATCTCCCACGCACGCATGGAAGCTGCTCGTTTTCTCGGTTATGACATTGTAGTGCTTAATAACAACCAAAGGCTTGATCGGCGGGGACACCGCAGTATCAATGGGCAAATTGGTTTAAGAGTACCATCAGATGTTGTAAAAAGTAAAAGCGCTC
This window contains:
- a CDS encoding recombinase family protein, with the protein product MSTSELVTLQHLNRKAIIYIRQSTPHQLISNQESLRLQYALRQRAIELGWSDNNIEVIDTDLGITAASAEQRPGFKELLAPSNF
- a CDS encoding reverse transcriptase/maturase family protein, producing MVSFDSLDHSILLDTLKEKIKDNRFLRLIENLLKTGYLEEWRYNITLSGSPQGAILSPILANIYLDKFDKFVENELIPKYNRGKGRRPNPEWQRLQGQVQRLKKKGLLIEAHTARRLMQQVPSLDPFDPNYRHLRYIRYADDWLIGFSGPHEEAEEIKREIGTFLRENLKLELSETKTLISHARMEAARFLGYDIVVLNNNQRLDRRGHRSINGQIGLRVPSDVVKSKSARFLLHGKPIHRAELVHDSVFSIVAHYQQEFRGIVEYYRLAYNLHQLNRLKWVMERSLVQTLAHKLRISVRTIYRHYQTTLQTRNGLCVGLQVTVERGEGQKPLIANWGGISLSRNMKAVLNDSPLQIIGPRTELERRLLANTCELCGSQENVQVHHVRALKDLQKKGKTPPPYWVQIMAARQRKTLVVCQQCHMDIHAGHITQRTTIDMETLESQVL